In Symphalangus syndactylus isolate Jambi chromosome 6, NHGRI_mSymSyn1-v2.1_pri, whole genome shotgun sequence, a genomic segment contains:
- the LOC129485014 gene encoding UPF0729 protein C18orf32 homolog: protein MVCIPCIVIPVLLWIYKKFLEPYIHPLVSPFVSCIWPKKAIQESNDTNKGKVDCKGADMNGLPTKGPTEISDKKSSFPKGPHHLKNGPDNMKHLPCNCL from the coding sequence ATGGTGTGCATTCCTTGTATCGTCATTCCAGTTCTGCTCTGGATCTACAAAAAATTCCTAGAGCCATACATACACCCTCTGGTTTCCCCCTTCGTTAGTTGTATATGGCCTAAGAAAGCAATACAAGAATCCAATGATACAAACAAAGGCAAAGTGGACTGTAAGGGTGCAGACATGAATGGATTACCAACAAAAGGACCAACGGAAATCTCTGataaaaaaagcagttttcctaAAGGacctcatcatttaaaaaatggacctGATAATATGAAGCATCTTCCTTGTAATTGTCTCTGA